Proteins from a genomic interval of Brachybacterium vulturis:
- a CDS encoding GNAT family N-acetyltransferase — translation MPRTIRLVPPSVTRYSEYLDCIADFAGTAIGGSGIRDPQQPPVADGDVIEFVTARLAEEDSDTELADGWVHCTSRWIIDAETEEMLGFIATRHRLNAFLLAQGGHIGYSVRPSARRQGIASAALELALADAERLGIDPVLVTCDDDNHGSRRTIEKAGGELEDVRDGKRRYWIGEGPRPHA, via the coding sequence ATGCCGCGCACCATCCGCCTCGTGCCCCCGTCCGTGACCCGGTACTCCGAGTACCTCGACTGCATAGCCGACTTCGCCGGCACCGCGATCGGCGGGTCAGGCATCCGTGATCCGCAGCAGCCTCCCGTCGCCGACGGCGATGTCATCGAGTTCGTCACCGCCCGCCTCGCCGAGGAGGACTCGGACACCGAGCTCGCCGACGGCTGGGTGCACTGCACCAGCCGCTGGATCATCGACGCCGAGACCGAGGAGATGCTCGGATTCATCGCGACCCGGCACCGGCTGAATGCGTTCCTGCTCGCGCAGGGCGGCCACATCGGCTATTCGGTGCGGCCCTCGGCCAGGCGCCAGGGGATCGCCTCCGCCGCCCTCGAGCTCGCGCTCGCCGACGCGGAGCGGCTGGGCATCGACCCGGTGCTGGTCACCTGCGACGACGACAACCACGGCTCCCGCCGCACCATCGAGAAGGCCGGCGGCGAGCTCGAGGACGTCCGTGACGGCAAGCGTCGCTACTGGATCGGTGAGGGGCCTCGTCCCCACGCCTGA
- a CDS encoding HNH endonuclease signature motif containing protein, whose product MTVTQPHPAGRSGDAVPSSRVRARTPLTPDSLVSRGKLVAGDADAAAIIRMMETEREESRRHARHLLDLAPFWIDHEDPDLSEDREERSLAIAIALRTTTARASCRIRDAHVATAEMPRTFERLAAGGMPKDWHQKMLRSVRDFTPFQRSQADEFIAAWDLASIPADRFQDELRQLVSWFEREEPRHCPEHSRDVTVESSGRDDGIACLRVTGPIPEILALARRIDAAAKAVQAEQRHALEDGAPIPFDLDGDVARDGGAMTLAALRYAVIHRTLLDTAGVEVPAPRHRINIVVPVLTMMGLDDTPATFDGVTPLPAAMARKLAESEPVWHRVFTDPATGAFLPLPAQRYRPTPEMVEHLRLTTPRCAVPGCTKGTTDDAENDHIEEFDHAHPERGGPTSLDNLHRLHWGHHDLKTAGRVDPVREPDGSTTWTVGSPPLVTTRVSPRPDLATPRVATAMRESWERYQWLCMMEEMERHGEVDRIFREWGPVDTAVEEACLDEDDLRRASWDIDPPF is encoded by the coding sequence ATGACCGTGACCCAGCCGCATCCTGCTGGCCGCTCCGGCGACGCTGTTCCCTCCTCCCGGGTTCGTGCGCGCACTCCGCTGACTCCCGACTCTCTGGTGTCGCGCGGGAAGCTCGTGGCCGGCGACGCCGACGCCGCCGCGATCATCCGGATGATGGAGACCGAGCGCGAGGAGTCCCGGCGCCATGCCCGGCACCTGCTGGACCTCGCCCCGTTCTGGATCGACCACGAGGACCCGGACCTCTCGGAGGACCGCGAAGAGCGGAGCCTCGCGATCGCGATCGCCCTGCGCACCACCACCGCCCGGGCCTCCTGCCGGATCCGTGACGCGCATGTCGCCACCGCCGAGATGCCGCGGACCTTCGAGCGCCTCGCCGCCGGGGGCATGCCGAAGGACTGGCATCAGAAGATGCTGAGGTCGGTCCGTGACTTCACGCCGTTCCAGCGCTCGCAGGCGGATGAGTTCATCGCGGCCTGGGACCTCGCCTCGATACCCGCCGATCGATTCCAGGACGAACTGCGGCAGCTGGTCTCCTGGTTCGAGAGGGAGGAACCGCGCCACTGCCCGGAGCACTCGCGTGACGTCACCGTCGAGTCCAGCGGACGCGACGACGGCATCGCCTGCCTGCGCGTGACCGGTCCGATCCCCGAGATCCTCGCCCTCGCCCGCCGGATCGACGCCGCGGCGAAAGCGGTCCAGGCCGAGCAGCGCCATGCCCTCGAGGACGGGGCCCCGATCCCCTTCGACCTCGACGGGGACGTCGCCCGCGACGGCGGCGCCATGACCCTCGCCGCCCTGCGCTACGCGGTCATCCACCGCACCCTGCTGGACACCGCCGGTGTCGAGGTGCCCGCCCCCCGTCACCGCATCAACATCGTGGTCCCCGTCCTGACGATGATGGGCCTGGACGACACCCCCGCCACCTTTGACGGTGTGACCCCGCTGCCCGCCGCGATGGCCCGCAAGCTCGCCGAGTCCGAGCCCGTCTGGCACCGGGTCTTCACCGATCCGGCCACCGGCGCATTCCTCCCGCTCCCGGCCCAGCGCTACCGCCCCACTCCCGAGATGGTCGAGCACCTGCGACTGACCACCCCTCGCTGCGCCGTCCCCGGCTGCACGAAGGGCACCACCGATGACGCGGAGAACGACCACATCGAGGAGTTCGACCACGCGCACCCGGAACGTGGGGGCCCCACCAGTCTCGACAACCTCCACCGATTGCACTGGGGGCATCACGACCTCAAGACCGCCGGACGCGTGGACCCGGTCCGAGAACCCGACGGCTCCACCACCTGGACCGTCGGCTCCCCACCCCTGGTCACCACCAGGGTGTCACCCCGCCCTGACCTCGCCACGCCCCGTGTCGCGACCGCCATGAGGGAATCCTGGGAGCGCTACCAGTGGCTCTGCATGATGGAAGAGATGGAACGCCACGGGGAGGTGGATCGGATCTTTCGGGAATGGGGACCAGTGGACACCGCCGTCGAGGAGGCATGTCTCGATGAGGACGACCTCCGGCGCGCGTCCTGGGACATCGACCCGCCGTTCTGA
- a CDS encoding GNAT family N-acetyltransferase, with protein sequence MIHLERLGPEHADAILAGQDPALAAEIVGERWSRASLDSFLARAARWRADGPIREFAGMSGGAHGGAGVLLGGGGLNLLDPGLEHGDAVLTYWILAPHRGRGHGHDLVSALLARAREDVRISRLVLRIAPTNHMSCALARSVGAQQTSERERHPADAARAVDRWILDLRED encoded by the coding sequence ATGATCCACCTCGAGCGTCTCGGCCCCGAGCATGCCGATGCGATCCTCGCCGGCCAGGATCCGGCGCTCGCTGCGGAGATCGTGGGGGAGCGGTGGAGCCGGGCGAGCCTCGACTCCTTCCTCGCGCGCGCGGCGCGTTGGCGGGCCGATGGTCCGATCCGGGAGTTCGCAGGGATGAGCGGCGGAGCCCATGGCGGCGCCGGCGTTCTCCTCGGCGGCGGCGGGCTGAACCTGCTGGATCCGGGGCTCGAGCACGGTGACGCCGTGCTGACCTACTGGATTCTCGCCCCGCACCGGGGGAGGGGTCATGGCCATGACCTCGTGAGCGCCCTGCTCGCCCGTGCTCGGGAGGACGTGCGGATCTCCCGGCTCGTGCTGCGCATCGCCCCGACGAATCATATGTCGTGCGCCCTCGCCCGGAGCGTCGGCGCACAGCAGACGAGCGAGAGGGAACGGCATCCGGCGGACGCAGCGCGCGCCGTGGACCGCTGGATCCTCGATCTGCGCGAGGACTGA
- a CDS encoding GNAT family N-acetyltransferase yields MTSVRLAQHDAAAAAPFRDRILELWPSVFGPVADEHQWRTGFWEQHRGRADFRLITAEGGDSLLGFAWGCTGERGQWWADMVHAAIEADADDWVGGHFEVVELAVGPEHRGSGLGGALFDALLADLEHDRALLQTDVDPDGAGHRLYRRRGWTVLGELSPGKVIMGTRLAA; encoded by the coding sequence GTGACATCGGTGCGTCTCGCACAGCACGACGCCGCGGCGGCGGCACCGTTCCGGGATCGCATCCTCGAGCTGTGGCCGAGCGTCTTCGGCCCCGTCGCGGATGAGCATCAATGGCGCACCGGGTTCTGGGAACAGCACCGCGGTCGCGCAGACTTCCGCCTCATCACCGCCGAAGGCGGAGACTCGCTGCTCGGCTTCGCCTGGGGGTGCACCGGCGAGCGAGGACAGTGGTGGGCGGACATGGTGCACGCGGCCATCGAGGCCGACGCCGATGACTGGGTGGGTGGCCACTTCGAAGTCGTCGAACTCGCCGTCGGTCCCGAGCATCGGGGCAGCGGGCTCGGGGGAGCGCTCTTCGACGCTCTGCTGGCCGATCTCGAGCACGACCGTGCGCTGCTGCAGACCGACGTCGATCCGGATGGTGCCGGCCATCGTCTGTATCGCCGTCGGGGCTGGACCGTGCTCGGCGAGCTCTCGCCGGGGAAGGTCATCATGGGGACGCGACTGGCGGCATGA
- a CDS encoding GntR family transcriptional regulator: MSHIVVDMNNPTPPYEQVRREIIEQVGSGELRPGDKLPAIRVLAGDLGLAPGTVARAYKLLEEAQIVLTRRGAGTTVAPGAAMEARKLAATAERESGGPIDAGLVALFAGPIVAARARGARDVEILAAVRAVLAGENGEDGGGA; encoded by the coding sequence ATGAGCCATATCGTGGTCGATATGAACAACCCGACGCCGCCGTACGAACAGGTCCGCCGCGAGATCATCGAGCAGGTCGGTTCCGGTGAGCTCAGGCCCGGCGACAAGCTGCCCGCCATCCGGGTGCTCGCCGGGGATCTGGGCCTCGCGCCCGGCACGGTCGCCCGCGCGTACAAGCTGCTCGAGGAGGCCCAGATCGTCCTCACCCGGAGGGGCGCGGGCACGACCGTCGCGCCCGGCGCGGCGATGGAGGCGCGCAAGCTCGCGGCGACCGCCGAGCGCGAATCCGGCGGGCCGATCGATGCCGGGCTGGTGGCGCTGTTCGCCGGCCCGATCGTGGCCGCCCGCGCCCGCGGCGCCCGTGACGTGGAGATCCTCGCCGCGGTGCGCGCCGTGCTCGCCGGGGAGAACGGGGAGGACGGTGGGGGAGCGTGA
- a CDS encoding nitroreductase family protein, producing MRFFSDPVLEAMATRRSVSKVGPETPTDAELAELLAAVTPVADHKALRPWRLLLLRGEDRRTLGEALDAAGGVVREHGDHNRKPFRAELLIAIVASPREHPKVPRWEQLAVAAGAGHLLELALWRAGWGVMWRTGVLADSDEVRAAHGLAETEQLLGWLYVGSIDESFRRRLQTSHRPALDPQQFLGRMPR from the coding sequence ATGAGGTTCTTCTCCGACCCGGTGCTCGAGGCGATGGCGACCCGGCGCTCGGTCTCCAAGGTGGGGCCCGAGACGCCGACCGATGCGGAGCTGGCCGAGCTCCTCGCGGCGGTCACCCCCGTGGCCGATCACAAGGCGCTGCGCCCCTGGAGGCTCCTCCTGCTGCGCGGCGAGGACCGCAGGACTCTGGGCGAGGCACTGGACGCGGCGGGCGGCGTGGTGCGTGAGCACGGGGACCACAACCGCAAGCCCTTCCGCGCCGAACTCCTGATCGCGATCGTCGCGAGCCCGAGGGAGCACCCGAAGGTGCCGCGCTGGGAGCAGCTCGCGGTGGCCGCGGGCGCGGGCCATCTGCTCGAGCTGGCGCTGTGGCGGGCGGGATGGGGCGTCATGTGGCGCACCGGCGTGCTGGCGGACAGCGACGAGGTCCGCGCCGCGCACGGGCTCGCCGAGACGGAGCAGCTGCTGGGCTGGTTGTACGTCGGCAGCATCGACGAGTCCTTCCGCCGTCGGCTGCAGACCTCGCACCGCCCCGCCCTGGATCCGCAGCAGTTCCTGGGCCGGATGCCGCGGTAG
- a CDS encoding glycosyltransferase family 2 protein has translation MSAAGPLTAHRPERVAVVIPAKNEAERIEATIASARRITGVDLAIVVDDGSTDATSAVAMGAGALVVRHKTNRGKAAAMATGAQLVAIREGAERADGGTDFSEELHAEPRVPGHTGPLPVIDPTDTVPRALLFLDADMTETAEAAQPLVDAVLDEGVDMAIALLPPQDGASGMGIVVRTARRGIQRATGWEPTQPLSGTRCITRETWEACLPLAPGWGVETSLTIDALSAGFWVKEIPAQLHHRATGKDLRGQLHRAAQLRDVVRALARKRHLPADLEDAELEDAALGEAQRSTLEEPEETPLPAGPTDHDQEKTWTVVPEQDVAAAAARADGRRATLADLPVSGEFSDDETRALGDVDVAEFDALLRDLPVEDDFAPDDIVLLAGIDLEMLAVRLHDAPVAARFAPEHAVIIASHLELDEPEIPDSLSAPLTPDEYTSLVVHAAVEAENEAQDEAEDEAEGTER, from the coding sequence ATGAGCGCCGCGGGGCCGCTGACCGCGCACCGTCCCGAGCGCGTGGCCGTCGTGATCCCCGCCAAGAACGAGGCGGAGCGGATCGAGGCGACCATCGCGTCCGCCCGCCGGATCACGGGAGTGGACCTGGCGATCGTCGTCGACGACGGCTCCACCGACGCCACCTCCGCCGTCGCGATGGGGGCCGGCGCCCTGGTGGTGCGGCACAAGACGAACCGCGGCAAGGCGGCGGCGATGGCCACCGGCGCCCAGCTGGTCGCGATCCGCGAGGGCGCCGAACGTGCTGATGGCGGGACCGACTTCTCCGAGGAGCTGCATGCCGAGCCGCGGGTGCCCGGCCACACCGGCCCGCTGCCGGTGATCGATCCGACCGACACCGTGCCCCGCGCCCTGCTGTTCCTCGACGCCGACATGACCGAGACCGCCGAGGCCGCGCAGCCGCTGGTGGACGCGGTGCTCGACGAGGGCGTGGACATGGCGATCGCCCTGCTGCCCCCGCAGGACGGCGCGAGCGGGATGGGCATCGTGGTGCGCACCGCCCGTCGCGGCATCCAGCGCGCCACCGGCTGGGAGCCGACCCAGCCGCTGTCCGGCACGCGCTGCATCACCCGCGAGACCTGGGAGGCCTGCCTCCCGCTCGCCCCGGGCTGGGGCGTGGAGACCTCGCTGACGATCGACGCGCTCTCCGCCGGGTTCTGGGTCAAGGAGATCCCCGCCCAGCTCCACCACCGCGCCACCGGCAAGGATCTGCGCGGCCAGCTGCACCGCGCCGCCCAGCTGCGCGACGTGGTGCGGGCCCTGGCCCGCAAGCGCCACCTGCCCGCGGACCTCGAGGACGCGGAGCTCGAGGACGCCGCTCTCGGCGAGGCCCAGCGCTCCACCCTCGAGGAGCCGGAGGAGACCCCGCTGCCGGCCGGGCCCACCGACCACGACCAGGAGAAGACCTGGACCGTCGTCCCCGAGCAGGACGTCGCGGCCGCCGCCGCTCGCGCCGACGGACGCCGGGCCACGCTGGCCGACCTCCCCGTCTCGGGCGAATTCTCCGATGACGAGACCCGGGCGCTGGGCGACGTGGACGTGGCCGAGTTCGACGCGCTGCTGCGCGACCTGCCGGTCGAGGACGACTTCGCCCCCGACGACATCGTCCTCCTCGCCGGCATCGACCTCGAGATGCTCGCCGTCCGGCTCCATGACGCCCCGGTCGCCGCCCGCTTCGCCCCGGAGCATGCGGTGATCATCGCCTCCCACCTCGAGCTGGACGAGCCCGAGATCCCGGACTCCCTGTCCGCGCCCCTCACCCCCGACGAGTACACCTCCCTGGTCGTGCACGCCGCAGTGGAGGCGGAGAACGAGGCGCAGGACGAGGCGGAGGACGAGGCCGAGGGCACCGAGCGATGA
- a CDS encoding DUF5926 family protein: MSPTSSNDLVRRPFQGLPHEQDLVAMRQLIPAATMAAKTTAEYGSLDVEIATILPMAWPAVRRTDGSVTVGIQAGYPGGDLSRGIGQAIRLAAALEPGNPITTVTLDEDAPRLQDILDLEGPFEIQVQDTFEFWLDPSAERTGEIEAAITQANDSIMPTRAVAGLPHAYWVDAGAKEHLRWVLDADEEKVIDAVARLHARRESALGEGTKYVGSFRAEGLTIPVWDLPKGCGAEGVEAEAAAFRSRFEEALAVTEPLTALERRARGGIVARQVTLR; this comes from the coding sequence ATGAGTCCCACCTCGAGCAACGACCTGGTCCGCCGTCCCTTCCAGGGCCTGCCCCATGAGCAGGACCTGGTGGCGATGCGGCAGCTGATCCCGGCGGCGACCATGGCCGCGAAGACCACCGCCGAGTACGGCTCCCTCGACGTCGAGATCGCGACGATCCTGCCGATGGCCTGGCCCGCCGTGCGCCGCACCGACGGTTCCGTCACCGTCGGCATCCAGGCCGGCTACCCCGGCGGCGACCTCTCCCGCGGGATCGGCCAGGCGATCAGGCTCGCCGCCGCTCTCGAGCCCGGCAACCCGATCACCACGGTGACCCTCGACGAGGACGCCCCGCGCCTGCAGGACATCCTGGACCTCGAGGGCCCCTTCGAGATCCAGGTGCAGGACACCTTCGAGTTCTGGCTCGATCCCAGCGCCGAGCGCACCGGCGAGATCGAGGCCGCGATCACCCAGGCGAACGACTCGATCATGCCCACCCGTGCGGTGGCGGGCCTGCCCCACGCCTACTGGGTCGACGCCGGTGCCAAGGAGCACCTGCGCTGGGTGCTGGACGCCGACGAGGAGAAGGTGATCGATGCGGTCGCCCGCCTCCACGCCCGTCGGGAGTCCGCCCTCGGCGAGGGCACCAAGTACGTCGGCTCCTTCCGCGCCGAGGGCCTCACCATCCCGGTGTGGGACCTGCCCAAGGGCTGCGGCGCCGAGGGCGTCGAGGCCGAGGCGGCGGCCTTCCGGTCCCGCTTCGAGGAGGCGCTGGCCGTGACCGAGCCGCTGACCGCCCTGGAGCGACGGGCGCGCGGCGGCATCGTGGCACGACAGGTGACGCTGCGATGA
- the glsA gene encoding glutaminase A, which produces MTSALTTYLDRLTTALSTATAPEQPDAVSPDRGITGDVDTQGDIPELSFLSGAQEDHLGVAVCDIDGEITGSGSVHEFPMQSISKAFAYGAAIDLHGMDYVDTVVDEEPSGEEFNALSLDPVTKKPKNPLVNIGAIRTHAMLGTTRDERTQRLRAVLDAAAGRPLEPHRETWQEELKSADRNLALAYILRAAGSMTEDATDVVGGYIEGCAVLTSVTDLAVMAATLASGGTNPLTGEVVFSRVAARQVLSVMLTCGMYDNAGDWVSDVGLPAKSGVGGGIIAALPSRFGVASYSPQLDLHGNSVRGTLFFERLSTDFALHMLDGVEPRDLEECAQELMEVGTHP; this is translated from the coding sequence GTGACCAGCGCACTGACCACGTACCTCGACCGGCTCACCACCGCCCTGTCCACCGCGACGGCGCCCGAGCAGCCCGACGCGGTGTCCCCGGACCGGGGCATCACCGGTGATGTGGACACCCAGGGCGACATCCCCGAGCTCTCCTTCCTCTCCGGGGCCCAGGAGGACCATCTCGGGGTCGCGGTCTGCGACATCGACGGGGAGATCACCGGGTCCGGCAGCGTCCACGAGTTCCCGATGCAGTCGATCTCGAAGGCCTTCGCCTACGGGGCCGCGATCGACCTGCACGGCATGGACTACGTCGACACCGTCGTGGACGAGGAGCCCTCGGGGGAGGAGTTCAACGCCCTCAGCCTCGACCCGGTGACCAAGAAGCCGAAGAACCCGCTGGTCAACATCGGTGCGATCCGCACCCACGCGATGCTCGGCACCACCAGGGATGAGCGCACGCAGCGCCTGCGCGCCGTGCTCGACGCCGCCGCCGGCAGGCCTCTGGAGCCGCATCGCGAGACCTGGCAGGAGGAGCTCAAGAGCGCGGACCGCAACCTGGCGCTGGCCTACATCCTCCGCGCCGCCGGGTCCATGACGGAGGATGCCACCGACGTGGTGGGCGGCTACATCGAGGGCTGCGCGGTGCTCACCTCCGTCACCGATCTCGCCGTGATGGCCGCGACCCTGGCCTCGGGCGGCACCAACCCGCTCACCGGCGAGGTGGTCTTCTCCCGGGTCGCCGCCCGCCAGGTGCTCTCGGTGATGCTCACCTGCGGGATGTACGACAACGCCGGCGACTGGGTCAGCGACGTGGGTCTGCCCGCGAAGTCCGGGGTGGGCGGCGGGATCATCGCCGCCCTGCCCTCCCGCTTCGGGGTGGCCAGCTACTCCCCGCAGCTGGACCTGCACGGCAACTCGGTGCGCGGCACCCTCTTCTTCGAACGCCTCAGCACCGACTTCGCCCTGCACATGCTCGACGGGGTCGAGCCGCGCGACCTCGAGGAGTGCGCGCAGGAGCTGATGGAGGTGGGCACGCACCCGTGA
- a CDS encoding FAD-binding and (Fe-S)-binding domain-containing protein, with translation MTDPPLLDTDVVARHSLAHDASHYLLLPEAVTAPADEAEVVALLRQASRDRRPLTFRSGGTSLSGQAQSESVLADVRRHFRRIEVLEAGRRVRVGPGATLRQVNAHLLRHRRRLGPDPASEIACTIGGVIANNSSGMAAGIAENSYRTLDSLRFVLPSGTIVDTGREGADARLRREEPELHEGLLRLRRRVRDDAGSTRRIRERFALKNTMGYGINALLDFETPAEMLAHLVVGSEGTLAFVSSATFRTVPIQKHIATGLLVLPSLAAATSALPEVVGAGFATAELMDARSLRVAQGLAGAPQEISGLAVQDHAALLVEHRSDDPEALARKSAEALSLSASLGLAAPFAMTTDGARRAAMWTTRKGLYAAVAGARPAGSTALLEDVVVPVPALEATCQGMQGLFDRHGYAESVIFGHAKDGNIHFLLNEHLGDGGDRLEAFTEDMVTLVLGHGGNLKAEHGTGRMMAPFVKRQYGPELYGVMRELKALVDPAGILNPGVVLTEDPSAHMRDLKPVIEIEEEADRCVECGYCEPVCPSKDLTLTPRQRIVLRRDANLAEQRGDLETARAIRAAYEYEGLQTCAVDGMCVTACPVDINTGDLVRRLRAEDTSAAPNAAWSAAAGSWDLLTRGASAAMGAAGAVPAGLPRAATAVGRALLGADAVPQYRPELPRRGGAVRLAGGRGRASADVAAVYLPACVHTMFGAAEEPRPTGRTGCGGNCGCGSSADSAATASAGVPAALTLLAQRAGMRLAVPDGAASLCCGTPFSSKGMTAAKERMRERVRTTLLAASDGGRLPVVLDAASCTEGILETMAGSDVEVVDAITFVRRHLLERLSIGERAGSVTVHPTCSTTHLGATGDLVAIAEACAAEVVVPVDWGCCGYAGDRGMLHPELTASATAAEAAEVARRETDWYVSANRTCELGMQAATGKSYRHVLELLAAVTG, from the coding sequence ATGACCGATCCACCGCTGCTGGACACGGATGTCGTCGCCCGCCACTCCCTCGCGCACGATGCCTCCCACTACCTGCTGCTGCCGGAGGCGGTGACCGCCCCGGCCGATGAGGCCGAGGTGGTGGCGCTGCTGCGGCAGGCGAGCCGCGACCGTCGGCCGCTGACCTTCCGCTCCGGCGGCACGAGCCTGTCCGGGCAGGCGCAGAGCGAGTCGGTGCTCGCCGATGTGCGCCGCCATTTCCGCCGGATCGAGGTGCTCGAGGCGGGCCGGCGGGTGCGCGTGGGACCGGGGGCGACGCTGCGGCAGGTCAATGCGCACCTGCTGCGGCACCGGCGGCGGCTGGGCCCGGATCCGGCCTCCGAGATCGCCTGCACGATCGGCGGGGTGATCGCGAACAACTCCTCCGGAATGGCCGCGGGGATCGCCGAGAACTCGTACCGCACCCTGGACTCGCTGCGCTTCGTGCTGCCCAGCGGCACGATCGTGGACACCGGGCGGGAGGGCGCCGACGCGCGCCTGCGGCGCGAGGAGCCGGAGCTCCACGAGGGTCTGCTGCGGCTGCGCCGGCGGGTGCGGGACGATGCCGGGTCCACGCGCAGGATCCGGGAGCGCTTCGCCCTGAAGAACACGATGGGCTACGGCATCAATGCGCTGCTGGACTTCGAGACCCCGGCCGAGATGCTCGCCCACCTGGTGGTCGGCTCCGAGGGGACGCTCGCCTTCGTCTCCTCCGCCACCTTCCGCACGGTGCCGATCCAGAAGCACATCGCCACCGGGCTGCTGGTGCTGCCCTCGCTCGCCGCGGCGACGTCCGCGCTGCCGGAGGTGGTGGGGGCGGGCTTCGCGACCGCCGAGCTGATGGACGCCCGTTCCCTGCGCGTCGCCCAGGGCCTGGCCGGGGCGCCGCAGGAGATCAGCGGGCTCGCGGTCCAGGACCACGCGGCGCTGCTGGTCGAGCATCGGAGCGACGATCCGGAGGCGCTCGCCCGGAAGTCGGCCGAGGCGCTCTCGCTCTCTGCGTCCCTCGGGCTCGCCGCCCCCTTCGCGATGACCACCGACGGGGCTCGTCGGGCGGCGATGTGGACCACCCGCAAGGGGCTGTACGCCGCGGTGGCCGGGGCGCGGCCGGCCGGATCCACCGCCCTGCTCGAGGACGTGGTGGTGCCGGTCCCGGCGCTGGAGGCCACCTGTCAGGGCATGCAGGGCCTGTTCGACCGGCACGGCTACGCGGAGTCGGTGATCTTCGGGCACGCGAAGGACGGCAACATCCACTTCCTGCTCAATGAGCATCTCGGGGACGGCGGGGACCGCCTCGAGGCCTTCACCGAGGACATGGTCACCCTGGTGCTCGGCCACGGCGGGAACCTCAAGGCCGAGCACGGCACCGGGCGGATGATGGCGCCGTTCGTGAAGCGGCAGTACGGGCCCGAGCTGTACGGCGTGATGCGGGAGCTGAAGGCGCTCGTGGACCCGGCCGGGATCCTGAACCCGGGGGTGGTGCTCACCGAGGACCCCTCGGCCCATATGCGCGACCTCAAGCCGGTGATCGAGATCGAGGAGGAGGCGGACCGCTGCGTGGAGTGCGGCTACTGCGAGCCGGTGTGCCCCAGCAAGGACCTCACCCTCACCCCGCGGCAGCGGATCGTGCTGCGCCGGGACGCGAACCTCGCCGAGCAGCGCGGCGACCTGGAGACCGCGCGCGCCATCCGGGCGGCGTACGAGTACGAGGGTCTGCAGACCTGCGCCGTCGACGGGATGTGCGTGACGGCCTGCCCCGTCGACATCAACACCGGCGATCTGGTGCGACGGCTGCGGGCCGAGGACACGAGCGCCGCCCCGAACGCGGCGTGGTCGGCGGCGGCCGGGAGCTGGGATCTGCTGACCCGGGGCGCCTCGGCCGCGATGGGCGCGGCGGGAGCGGTGCCGGCGGGACTGCCGCGCGCCGCGACCGCTGTGGGCCGGGCCCTGCTGGGCGCCGACGCGGTGCCGCAGTACCGGCCCGAGCTGCCGCGCCGGGGAGGAGCGGTGCGACTGGCCGGCGGGCGGGGGCGGGCCTCGGCCGACGTCGCCGCCGTGTACCTGCCGGCCTGTGTGCACACCATGTTCGGGGCCGCGGAGGAGCCGCGCCCGACCGGTCGCACCGGGTGCGGTGGGAACTGCGGGTGCGGGTCCTCGGCGGACTCCGCTGCAACGGCCTCCGCCGGCGTGCCCGCCGCGCTGACCCTGCTGGCCCAGCGCGCCGGGATGCGGCTGGCGGTGCCGGACGGCGCCGCCTCGCTGTGCTGCGGCACCCCGTTCTCCTCCAAGGGCATGACCGCGGCGAAGGAGCGGATGCGCGAGCGGGTGCGCACCACGCTCCTGGCCGCGAGCGACGGCGGGCGGCTGCCCGTGGTCCTCGATGCCGCCAGCTGCACCGAGGGGATCCTCGAGACGATGGCGGGCAGCGACGTCGAGGTGGTCGATGCGATCACCTTCGTGCGCCGGCACCTGCTGGAGCGGCTCTCGATCGGCGAGCGCGCCGGATCCGTCACCGTGCATCCCACCTGTTCGACCACCCATCTCGGGGCGACGGGCGACCTGGTGGCGATCGCCGAGGCCTGCGCCGCGGAGGTCGTGGTGCCGGTGGACTGGGGATGCTGCGGCTACGCCGGCGACCGCGGCATGCTGCATCCCGAGCTGACCGCCTCGGCCACCGCCGCCGAGGCCGCCGAGGTCGCCCGGCGGGAGACGGACTGGTACGTCAGCGCCAACCGCACCTGCGAGCTGGGGATGCAGGCCGCGACCGGGAAGAGCTACCGCCACGTGCTCGAGCTGCTGGCGGCGGTGACGGGGTGA
- a CDS encoding Lrp/AsnC family transcriptional regulator yields the protein MERLTDLDERLLAALRNDGRAPIAALATRLGVSRATISSRIDKLTAAGVIVGFTVRVRDYAEASTVRATSFIEVEGRSTDRVIVHLRGFPEIQSLHTTNGGWDLVAEIACPDLPAFDDVLRRLRSIDGVVNSETSLLLSSVLR from the coding sequence ATGGAGCGCCTCACCGATCTCGACGAACGACTGCTCGCCGCCCTGCGCAACGACGGCCGTGCCCCGATCGCCGCCCTCGCCACCCGGCTCGGGGTGTCCCGGGCGACGATCTCCAGCCGGATCGACAAGCTCACCGCCGCCGGGGTGATCGTCGGCTTCACCGTGCGGGTGCGGGACTACGCCGAGGCCTCGACCGTGCGCGCCACCTCGTTCATCGAGGTCGAGGGCCGCAGCACCGACCGCGTCATCGTGCACCTGCGCGGCTTCCCCGAGATCCAGTCCCTGCACACCACCAACGGCGGCTGGGACCTGGTCGCCGAGATCGCCTGCCCGGACCTGCCGGCCTTCGACGACGTGCTGCGCCGACTCCGCTCGATCGACGGGGTCGTCAACTCCGAGACCAGCCTGCTGCTGAGCTCCGTGCTGCGGTGA